One genomic region from Microcystis panniformis FACHB-1757 encodes:
- a CDS encoding DUF2839 domain-containing protein: MGESKRRQSALGDKYGQEENILPWLPITKSQASQAYKLTTRGAWIGIGVLAGVWLVIRFVGPAFGWWDVQ; encoded by the coding sequence ATGGGTGAATCAAAACGTCGTCAATCGGCCCTGGGTGATAAGTATGGACAGGAAGAAAATATCCTGCCTTGGCTACCGATTACCAAAAGTCAAGCATCCCAAGCTTACAAGTTAACCACTAGGGGTGCCTGGATTGGTATAGGAGTTTTAGCCGGGGTTTGGCTAGTTATTCGTTTTGTCGGGCCGGCCTTCGGTTGGTGGGATGTCCAATAA
- a CDS encoding metallophosphoesterase, giving the protein MRPFWLESLQVERLTIAIAGLPAHLQGIKLVQWSDLHCDEQHLPVAVLQEAIAITNQEKPDLIFLTGDFITDSPQPIFTLVDSIKALESQGGIYACLGNHDSYLPHARETVRSALTSVGIRVLWNEIATPYGENFPIVGLADYWSGEFFPQILEQISPDIPRLVLSHNPDTAMILKDWRVDLQLSGHTHGGQVTIPGIGSLPIVLGKLRRSLPEPYGQWVPLHRQFSRVVRYWQWSEGFHRVGENQLYVNRGLGTYFPGRLFCPPEVTVITLINGSQS; this is encoded by the coding sequence ATGCGACCCTTTTGGTTAGAATCCTTACAGGTAGAAAGATTAACGATCGCAATTGCTGGCCTACCAGCACATCTGCAAGGGATCAAGTTGGTGCAGTGGTCAGATCTGCACTGCGATGAACAGCATTTGCCTGTAGCTGTCCTGCAAGAAGCGATCGCCATTACTAATCAGGAAAAACCCGATCTCATCTTCCTGACGGGGGATTTTATTACCGATAGTCCCCAGCCAATTTTTACCCTGGTAGATAGCATAAAAGCTCTCGAAAGTCAAGGGGGTATTTATGCTTGTTTAGGAAATCATGACAGTTATCTTCCCCACGCCAGGGAAACGGTGAGATCAGCCTTAACTAGCGTGGGAATTCGGGTACTCTGGAATGAAATCGCCACACCCTACGGCGAAAATTTTCCCATCGTCGGATTGGCCGATTATTGGTCCGGGGAATTTTTCCCGCAAATCCTCGAGCAAATTTCCCCCGATATACCCAGACTCGTTCTTTCCCACAATCCCGATACAGCCATGATTTTAAAGGATTGGCGCGTGGATTTGCAGTTATCCGGTCATACCCACGGAGGTCAAGTGACTATCCCCGGTATCGGTTCCCTACCGATAGTTTTAGGGAAACTTAGGCGATCGCTGCCCGAACCCTATGGTCAATGGGTTCCCCTTCACCGGCAGTTTAGCAGAGTAGTCCGATACTGGCAATGGTCCGAGGGATTTCATCGAGTCGGGGAAAATCAATTATATGTCAATCGAGGCTTAGGAACCTATTTTCCCGGTCGTCTTTTTTGTCCCCCCGAAGTGACGGTAATTACTTTGATCAACGGCAGTCAGTCTTGA
- a CDS encoding DUF29 domain-containing protein → MTLAKVKNLYDQDFALWIEKTVKQLKSGDLSQVDLENLIEEVESLGKSQRKAVDNFLTRLLEHLLKRCYVVLPDCYRGWEIEIRNFRKELKKEFKYSPSLKRFMIEILEECYREALEAVKEDYPDSNFPDICPFAEDIDGLLNHKFWEDEK, encoded by the coding sequence ATGACTTTAGCCAAGGTAAAAAATCTGTATGATCAAGATTTTGCTTTGTGGATAGAGAAAACGGTTAAGCAATTAAAATCCGGGGATTTATCTCAGGTTGATTTAGAGAATTTGATCGAGGAGGTGGAATCTTTGGGGAAAAGTCAACGCAAAGCGGTCGATAATTTTTTAACTCGTTTATTAGAACATTTATTAAAACGTTGTTATGTGGTTCTTCCCGATTGTTATCGGGGGTGGGAAATTGAAATTAGAAATTTTCGCAAGGAGTTGAAGAAGGAATTTAAGTATTCTCCTAGTTTAAAAAGGTTTATGATAGAGATTTTAGAAGAATGTTATCGAGAAGCTTTAGAAGCGGTGAAAGAGGATTATCCAGACTCTAATTTTCCCGATATTTGTCCCTTTGCTGAGGATATTGATGGTTTATTAAATCATAAGTTTTGGGAAGATGAAAAATAG
- a CDS encoding type IV pilin-like G/H family protein, whose amino-acid sequence MKYLLFSAIKSQAKKARGFTLIELLVVVILLGVLAAISLPNLFGQVAKGRQAEARAALGLINRAQQGYRYEKGTFATLSELSLEAATISLTFYNISEVGTPTPNAFGAAYELDALTPFADDIKNYAGASGQTAAGAYTGIVCEDETPLEDNVSTSNSAGVLSCVNGIEIN is encoded by the coding sequence ATGAAATACCTTCTTTTTTCAGCAATCAAATCACAGGCAAAAAAAGCGAGGGGTTTTACTCTAATAGAATTGTTAGTAGTGGTGATTTTATTGGGGGTTCTCGCTGCCATCAGTTTACCGAATCTCTTTGGACAAGTCGCTAAGGGTAGGCAAGCAGAAGCGCGCGCGGCACTGGGATTAATCAATCGCGCCCAACAGGGTTATCGTTATGAAAAAGGGACTTTTGCTACTTTATCTGAACTATCTCTGGAAGCTGCCACTATTTCCCTAACATTTTATAATATCAGCGAAGTAGGAACTCCCACTCCCAATGCTTTTGGAGCCGCCTATGAATTGGATGCTTTGACTCCATTTGCTGACGATATTAAAAATTATGCCGGAGCGTCTGGACAAACGGCAGCCGGGGCCTATACTGGTATTGTTTGCGAGGATGAAACTCCTTTGGAAGATAATGTTTCTACCAGTAATTCCGCCGGTGTTCTTAGCTGTGTTAATGGCATTGAAATTAATTAA
- a CDS encoding IS607 family transposase — MSKLTRSEAAKLKGVSVSTLRRWESEGKLIPERTANGHRRYTISQLLGLKENLSYTVGYCRVSSHDQKKDLERQKEVVELFCAQNGWQVEIIDDLGSGLNYNKKGLKRLIRLIVDSKVERLVLTHKDRLLRFGNELIFSLCEQFGTEVVIINRTEDSTFEEDLAPDVLEIITVFSARLYGSRSHKNRKIVEELRDVATRIQD, encoded by the coding sequence ATGAGTAAGTTGACCAGATCAGAAGCGGCTAAATTGAAAGGTGTAAGCGTATCGACGTTAAGGCGTTGGGAGTCTGAAGGTAAACTAATTCCAGAACGGACTGCTAATGGGCATCGTCGTTATACAATTTCTCAGTTGCTTGGTTTAAAAGAGAATCTCTCTTATACTGTTGGCTATTGCCGTGTTTCTAGTCATGACCAAAAGAAAGATTTAGAACGTCAAAAAGAAGTTGTCGAATTGTTTTGCGCTCAAAACGGTTGGCAAGTTGAAATTATAGACGACTTAGGTTCAGGACTTAACTACAACAAAAAAGGATTAAAGCGATTAATTCGGTTGATTGTTGATAGTAAAGTAGAGAGATTGGTCTTAACTCATAAGGATAGATTACTTAGATTTGGTAATGAACTAATCTTTAGTCTGTGCGAGCAATTCGGAACTGAAGTTGTCATTATCAATCGAACTGAAGACAGTACATTTGAGGAGGATTTAGCGCCAGATGTCTTAGAAATTATTACGGTATTTTCCGCTAGATTGTATGGCTCTAGAAGCCATAAAAATAGAAAAATCGTAGAGGAGTTAAGAGACGTTGCTACTAGGATTCAAGACTGA
- a CDS encoding RNA-guided endonuclease InsQ/TnpB family protein, with amino-acid sequence MKLVERHIISQNHPFWSEIDHYAFLSKNLFNLANYHYRQYFFENSQKLSFNQLYHLVSKTSDYLALPTKVSKQIIRRLDQAWISYFAAFRAWKKHPEKFLGKPKIIKYKDKTKGRNLLIYSQESIYKKPLKEGICHLSMSDLKITTSLREIIEVRIVPKSSCYVIEIVYERRSETTDKQEIAGIDLGVNNLMAVTTNQTGVAPLLVNGRPLKAINTFYNKQRSRLQSQLKTRNNQPSSKRLILLTHKRNCRVENYLHTASKKVIDWCIIHQIGTLIIGHNERMKQSLNLGKRNNQQFVNIPHNRLIEMLTYKAQLKGIKVIITEESYTSQSSALDRDELPKYGEEKPLFKGKRLARGLYKMGTNQLLNADVNGAFNIIRKVIPDVIDQGIKGLPFNPVVLDPLRMTKLSSF; translated from the coding sequence ATGAAGCTAGTTGAACGTCATATTATCAGTCAAAACCATCCCTTCTGGTCAGAAATCGACCATTATGCCTTTTTGTCAAAAAACTTGTTCAATCTAGCTAACTACCATTATCGCCAATATTTCTTTGAAAACTCCCAAAAACTGAGTTTTAATCAACTCTATCATCTGGTATCTAAAACCTCAGATTATTTAGCTTTACCCACGAAAGTGAGCAAGCAGATAATCAGAAGATTAGATCAGGCTTGGATTAGTTATTTTGCCGCTTTTAGAGCTTGGAAAAAACACCCTGAAAAATTTTTAGGAAAACCTAAAATTATTAAGTATAAGGACAAAACCAAAGGAAGAAACTTGCTAATATATTCTCAGGAATCAATTTATAAAAAACCTCTAAAAGAAGGAATTTGTCACTTGTCTATGAGCGACTTAAAAATTACCACCTCCCTAAGAGAAATAATTGAAGTGAGAATTGTCCCCAAAAGTAGCTGTTATGTAATTGAAATAGTCTATGAAAGACGGTCGGAAACCACAGATAAACAAGAGATAGCTGGGATAGATTTAGGAGTTAATAACTTAATGGCTGTAACTACAAATCAAACAGGTGTAGCACCTCTTTTGGTAAATGGCAGACCGTTAAAAGCAATTAACACCTTCTACAACAAACAACGTTCCCGCTTACAATCTCAACTGAAAACCAGAAATAATCAACCCTCATCTAAGAGATTGATACTCCTAACCCATAAACGAAACTGTCGAGTAGAAAATTATCTACACACAGCCAGTAAAAAAGTAATAGATTGGTGTATTATTCATCAAATAGGGACATTAATAATTGGGCATAATGAGCGGATGAAACAATCTCTTAATCTAGGAAAAAGGAATAATCAACAATTTGTCAATATTCCCCATAATAGATTAATAGAAATGTTAACCTACAAAGCTCAATTAAAAGGAATAAAAGTCATAATAACTGAAGAATCCTATACCTCACAATCCAGTGCTTTAGATAGGGATGAGTTACCTAAATATGGTGAAGAAAAACCATTATTTAAGGGAAAAAGGTTAGCTAGGGGACTTTATAAAATGGGAACAAATCAGTTGTTAAATGCCGATGTCAATGGAGCATTTAACATCATTAGAAAAGTAATTCCTGATGTCATTGACCAGGGAATAAAGGGTTTGCCGTTTAATCCTGTAGTGCTTGACCCACTACGAATGACTAAGCTTTCAAGCTTTTAA
- a CDS encoding LL-diaminopimelate aminotransferase, translated as MATINSNYLKLKAGYLFPEIARRVQAFAAANPDANIIRLGIGDVTEPLPQACREAMIKAVEEMGDRSSFKGYGPEQGYAWLREKIAVHDFQARGCDINADEIFISDGSKCDTGNILDIFGDNNSIAVTDPVYPVYVDTNVMAGHTGEVNERGEYEGLIYLPITAENNFTAQIPTEKVDLIYLCFPNNPTGATATKEHLTAWVNYARANGSIIFFDAAYEAFITDASLPHSIYEIEGARQCAIEFRSFSKNAGFTGTRCALTVVPQSLMAKAADGSDVQLWKLWNRRQSTKFNGVSYIVQRGAEAVYSPEGQAQVQELVKFYLQNATIIREKLTAAGLEVHGGVNAPYVWVKTPQGLSSWDFFDKLLHTCNVVGTPGSGFGAAGEGYFRLSAFNSRANVEAAMERIIDKFQG; from the coding sequence ATGGCAACCATTAACAGTAATTACTTAAAACTAAAAGCGGGTTATCTTTTCCCGGAAATTGCCCGACGAGTCCAAGCTTTTGCGGCAGCCAATCCCGATGCTAACATTATCCGTCTGGGGATTGGCGATGTCACCGAACCTTTGCCCCAAGCTTGTCGCGAGGCCATGATCAAAGCAGTGGAGGAAATGGGCGATCGCTCTAGCTTTAAGGGTTACGGGCCCGAACAGGGTTATGCTTGGTTAAGGGAGAAAATCGCCGTCCATGATTTTCAGGCTCGCGGCTGTGATATAAATGCCGATGAAATCTTTATTTCCGACGGTTCTAAGTGTGATACGGGCAATATTCTCGATATTTTTGGAGATAATAACTCGATCGCTGTTACTGACCCAGTATATCCCGTTTACGTCGATACTAACGTTATGGCTGGACACACGGGAGAGGTCAACGAACGCGGCGAATACGAGGGCTTGATTTATCTGCCAATTACCGCCGAAAATAACTTTACTGCCCAGATTCCGACGGAAAAAGTCGATTTAATCTATCTCTGTTTTCCCAATAATCCCACCGGGGCCACGGCTACCAAAGAACACTTGACAGCTTGGGTTAATTATGCTAGGGCCAACGGATCGATTATCTTTTTTGATGCAGCCTACGAGGCCTTTATCACCGATGCCAGTTTACCCCACTCCATCTATGAAATCGAGGGGGCGCGGCAATGTGCGATCGAATTTCGCTCTTTTTCTAAAAATGCCGGTTTTACCGGGACCCGTTGCGCTTTAACCGTGGTTCCCCAAAGTCTGATGGCCAAAGCGGCCGACGGCAGCGATGTGCAACTCTGGAAACTGTGGAATCGTCGGCAATCGACCAAATTTAACGGCGTTTCCTACATTGTCCAACGGGGGGCCGAGGCGGTTTATTCCCCAGAAGGACAAGCACAAGTACAAGAACTTGTCAAGTTTTATTTACAAAATGCAACAATTATCCGAGAAAAATTAACCGCTGCTGGTTTAGAAGTCCATGGCGGCGTAAATGCGCCCTACGTTTGGGTAAAAACGCCCCAGGGTCTATCGAGTTGGGATTTCTTCGATAAACTGCTACATACCTGTAATGTGGTGGGAACCCCTGGATCCGGCTTTGGGGCCGCCGGAGAGGGTTATTTCCGGCTGTCGGCTTTTAATAGTCGTGCCAACGTCGAGGCCGCTATGGAGAGAATTATCGATAAATTTCAAGGCTAA
- a CDS encoding type IV pilin protein: protein MNSTFKFKLLQTLNKKNGNKGFTLIELLVVVIIIGVLAAIALPNLLGQIAKGRQAEARTHLGTVNRAQQAYRLEQGNFGLFTAAAGSVSTGDLPVSIEPQYYNYTGPTATSTTSALTNASAIGAFTDDIRDYSAAVSQDADGVVRTIICEAANPTAGVAAATTAATCTTGTRVR, encoded by the coding sequence ATGAACTCCACCTTCAAATTCAAACTCCTCCAAACTCTCAACAAAAAGAACGGTAACAAAGGTTTCACCCTCATCGAACTCCTAGTTGTCGTTATCATCATCGGTGTACTCGCCGCCATCGCTCTCCCCAACCTCCTCGGTCAGATAGCCAAAGGCAGACAAGCGGAAGCTCGCACCCACCTCGGTACCGTTAACCGCGCTCAACAGGCTTACCGCTTAGAACAGGGAAATTTTGGACTATTTACTGCCGCTGCTGGCAGTGTAAGTACCGGCGACTTGCCCGTATCTATAGAACCTCAATACTATAATTATACCGGACCTACCGCCACCAGTACCACTTCTGCTCTAACTAATGCTTCAGCTATCGGCGCCTTCACCGACGATATTCGCGACTACTCTGCTGCGGTATCTCAAGACGCCGATGGTGTTGTCAGAACAATCATCTGTGAAGCAGCTAATCCTACTGCTGGAGTAGCAGCAGCAACAACTGCTGCTACCTGCACTACTGGTACCCGGGTCAGATAG